Proteins encoded in a region of the Ornithodoros turicata isolate Travis chromosome 3, ASM3712646v1, whole genome shotgun sequence genome:
- the LOC135389787 gene encoding paired box protein Pax-2a-like isoform X3, which produces MPHTGQAGINQLGGVFVNGRPLPDYVRRRIVELALMGVRPCDISRQLLVSHGCVSKILTRFYETGSIKPGSIGGSKPKVSNPQMMRRVLRYKTDGWDVRQLLHQQQHASMVERCPTEPITSNEDPASLPINPYYPYLHHMTSFSAHPSTSSTTAVRNEDDDYAAAPRPTESKRLSSYSIDEILRKPSDGRNRSVSSAPSGDAKSSEVDAEVTSSVDNENSGSSERGTTEQTSTAAPFQPQAAALTLWAGSGFASFPLTRFTPIVTSFPCSYFPTIYPAQQMTSPIDADSATPSSPDPAGKPSSLLSPLKTI; this is translated from the exons ATGCCTCACACTG GTCAAGCAGGCATCAATCAGCTTGGCGGAGTGTTCGTCAACGGACGGCCACTGCCGGATTACGTGCGACGACGCATCGTCGAGTTGGCCTTGATGGGTGTACGGCCTTGTGATATATCGCGTCAGTTACTCGTCTCGCATGGATGTGTTTCTAAGATCCTTACGAGATTCTACGAGACCGGCTCAATCAAGCCAGGCTCCATTGGAGGTTCCAAGCCTAAG GTTTCAAATCCGCAGATGATGCGCCGCGTTTTACGCTACAAAACTGACGGTTGGGATGTACGTCAACTTTTGCACCAGCAACAGCATGCTAGTATGGTGGAGCGATGTCCAACTGAACCGATCACAAGTAACG AGGATCCAGCGAGCCTTCCAATCAACCCTTATTACCCATACCTACACCATATGACTTCGTTCAGCGCTCATCCAAGCACTTCGTCAACAACAGCGGTCCGTAATGAAGACGATGATTATGCAGCTGCGCCGAGACCCACCGAGAGTAAAAGACTGTCCTCGTACTCCATAGACGAGATCCTCAGAAAGCCATCTGATGGCAGAAATCGAAGCGTATCATCTGCGCCGT CAGGCGATGCCAAATCCTCTGAAGTTGACGCAGAAGTCACGTCATCCGTCGATAATGAAAACAGCGGCTCCTCTGAGCGCGGGACTACAGAGCAGACCTCCACCGCTGCCCCATTTCAACCCCAGGCGGCAGCACTTACCCTCTGGGCCGGCTCTGGATTTGCTTCTTTCCCTCTTACAAGATTCACCCCCATTGTGACGTCGTTTCCGTGTTCATATTTTCCAACGATATATCCTGCCCAGCAGATGACGTCCCCCATTGACGCGGATTCAGCCACCCCATCATCTCCAGACCCGGCAGGAAAACCAAGCTCACTGTTGTCTCCGTTGAAGACTATTTAG
- the LOC135389787 gene encoding paired box protein Pax-5-like isoform X4 — protein sequence MPHTGQAGINQLGGVFVNGRPLPDYVRRRIVELALMGVRPCDISRQLLVSHGCVSKILTRFYETGSIKPGSIGGSKPKVSNPQMMRRVLRYKTDGWDVRQLLHQQQHASMVERCPTEPITSNAVRNEDDDYAAAPRPTESKRLSSYSIDEILRKPSDGRNRSVSSAPSGDAKSSEVDAEVTSSVDNENSGSSERGTTEQTSTAAPFQPQAAALTLWAGSGFASFPLTRFTPIVTSFPCSYFPTIYPAQQMTSPIDADSATPSSPDPAGKPSSLLSPLKTI from the exons ATGCCTCACACTG GTCAAGCAGGCATCAATCAGCTTGGCGGAGTGTTCGTCAACGGACGGCCACTGCCGGATTACGTGCGACGACGCATCGTCGAGTTGGCCTTGATGGGTGTACGGCCTTGTGATATATCGCGTCAGTTACTCGTCTCGCATGGATGTGTTTCTAAGATCCTTACGAGATTCTACGAGACCGGCTCAATCAAGCCAGGCTCCATTGGAGGTTCCAAGCCTAAG GTTTCAAATCCGCAGATGATGCGCCGCGTTTTACGCTACAAAACTGACGGTTGGGATGTACGTCAACTTTTGCACCAGCAACAGCATGCTAGTATGGTGGAGCGATGTCCAACTGAACCGATCACAAGTAACG CGGTCCGTAATGAAGACGATGATTATGCAGCTGCGCCGAGACCCACCGAGAGTAAAAGACTGTCCTCGTACTCCATAGACGAGATCCTCAGAAAGCCATCTGATGGCAGAAATCGAAGCGTATCATCTGCGCCGT CAGGCGATGCCAAATCCTCTGAAGTTGACGCAGAAGTCACGTCATCCGTCGATAATGAAAACAGCGGCTCCTCTGAGCGCGGGACTACAGAGCAGACCTCCACCGCTGCCCCATTTCAACCCCAGGCGGCAGCACTTACCCTCTGGGCCGGCTCTGGATTTGCTTCTTTCCCTCTTACAAGATTCACCCCCATTGTGACGTCGTTTCCGTGTTCATATTTTCCAACGATATATCCTGCCCAGCAGATGACGTCCCCCATTGACGCGGATTCAGCCACCCCATCATCTCCAGACCCGGCAGGAAAACCAAGCTCACTGTTGTCTCCGTTGAAGACTATTTAG
- the LOC135389787 gene encoding paired box protein Pax-5-like isoform X1, with translation MPHTGQAGINQLGGVFVNGRPLPDYVRRRIVELALMGVRPCDISRQLLVSHGCVSKILTRFYETGSIKPGSIGGSKPKVSNPQMMRRVLRYKTDGWDVRQLLHQQQHASMVERCPTEPITSNGTFAEDPASLPINPYYPYLHHMTSFSAHPSTSSTTAVRNEDDDYAAAPRPTESKRLSSYSIDEILRKPSDGRNRSVSSAPSGDAKSSEVDAEVTSSVDNENSGSSERGTTEQTSTAAPFQPQAAALTLWAGSGFASFPLTRFTPIVTSFPCSYFPTIYPAQQMTSPIDADSATPSSPDPAGKPSSLLSPLKTI, from the exons ATGCCTCACACTG GTCAAGCAGGCATCAATCAGCTTGGCGGAGTGTTCGTCAACGGACGGCCACTGCCGGATTACGTGCGACGACGCATCGTCGAGTTGGCCTTGATGGGTGTACGGCCTTGTGATATATCGCGTCAGTTACTCGTCTCGCATGGATGTGTTTCTAAGATCCTTACGAGATTCTACGAGACCGGCTCAATCAAGCCAGGCTCCATTGGAGGTTCCAAGCCTAAG GTTTCAAATCCGCAGATGATGCGCCGCGTTTTACGCTACAAAACTGACGGTTGGGATGTACGTCAACTTTTGCACCAGCAACAGCATGCTAGTATGGTGGAGCGATGTCCAACTGAACCGATCACAAGTAACG GAACCTTCGCAGAGGATCCAGCGAGCCTTCCAATCAACCCTTATTACCCATACCTACACCATATGACTTCGTTCAGCGCTCATCCAAGCACTTCGTCAACAACAGCGGTCCGTAATGAAGACGATGATTATGCAGCTGCGCCGAGACCCACCGAGAGTAAAAGACTGTCCTCGTACTCCATAGACGAGATCCTCAGAAAGCCATCTGATGGCAGAAATCGAAGCGTATCATCTGCGCCGT CAGGCGATGCCAAATCCTCTGAAGTTGACGCAGAAGTCACGTCATCCGTCGATAATGAAAACAGCGGCTCCTCTGAGCGCGGGACTACAGAGCAGACCTCCACCGCTGCCCCATTTCAACCCCAGGCGGCAGCACTTACCCTCTGGGCCGGCTCTGGATTTGCTTCTTTCCCTCTTACAAGATTCACCCCCATTGTGACGTCGTTTCCGTGTTCATATTTTCCAACGATATATCCTGCCCAGCAGATGACGTCCCCCATTGACGCGGATTCAGCCACCCCATCATCTCCAGACCCGGCAGGAAAACCAAGCTCACTGTTGTCTCCGTTGAAGACTATTTAG
- the LOC135389787 gene encoding paired box protein Pax-5-like isoform X2, which translates to MPHTGQAGINQLGGVFVNGRPLPDYVRRRIVELALMGVRPCDISRQLLVSHGCVSKILTRFYETGSIKPGSIGGSKPKVSNPQMMRRVLRYKTDGWDVRQLLHQQQHASMVERCPTEPITSNGTFAEDPASLPINPYYPYLHHMTSFSAHPSTSSTTAVRNEDDDYAAAPRPTESKRLSSYSIDEILRKPSDGRNRSVSSAPCDAKSSEVDAEVTSSVDNENSGSSERGTTEQTSTAAPFQPQAAALTLWAGSGFASFPLTRFTPIVTSFPCSYFPTIYPAQQMTSPIDADSATPSSPDPAGKPSSLLSPLKTI; encoded by the exons ATGCCTCACACTG GTCAAGCAGGCATCAATCAGCTTGGCGGAGTGTTCGTCAACGGACGGCCACTGCCGGATTACGTGCGACGACGCATCGTCGAGTTGGCCTTGATGGGTGTACGGCCTTGTGATATATCGCGTCAGTTACTCGTCTCGCATGGATGTGTTTCTAAGATCCTTACGAGATTCTACGAGACCGGCTCAATCAAGCCAGGCTCCATTGGAGGTTCCAAGCCTAAG GTTTCAAATCCGCAGATGATGCGCCGCGTTTTACGCTACAAAACTGACGGTTGGGATGTACGTCAACTTTTGCACCAGCAACAGCATGCTAGTATGGTGGAGCGATGTCCAACTGAACCGATCACAAGTAACG GAACCTTCGCAGAGGATCCAGCGAGCCTTCCAATCAACCCTTATTACCCATACCTACACCATATGACTTCGTTCAGCGCTCATCCAAGCACTTCGTCAACAACAGCGGTCCGTAATGAAGACGATGATTATGCAGCTGCGCCGAGACCCACCGAGAGTAAAAGACTGTCCTCGTACTCCATAGACGAGATCCTCAGAAAGCCATCTGATGGCAGAAATCGAAGCGTATCATCTGCGCCGT GCGATGCCAAATCCTCTGAAGTTGACGCAGAAGTCACGTCATCCGTCGATAATGAAAACAGCGGCTCCTCTGAGCGCGGGACTACAGAGCAGACCTCCACCGCTGCCCCATTTCAACCCCAGGCGGCAGCACTTACCCTCTGGGCCGGCTCTGGATTTGCTTCTTTCCCTCTTACAAGATTCACCCCCATTGTGACGTCGTTTCCGTGTTCATATTTTCCAACGATATATCCTGCCCAGCAGATGACGTCCCCCATTGACGCGGATTCAGCCACCCCATCATCTCCAGACCCGGCAGGAAAACCAAGCTCACTGTTGTCTCCGTTGAAGACTATTTAG